CTACTCCTCGGCGCGAGAGCCCGGACGGACCACAAATTTTGTTTTGATCGGAAGCTTGTGCTTGCCCAGGCGCAGGGCTTCACGTGCCGCCTCCTCGTCGGCGCCGCCCCCCACTTCGAAGATGACGTTTCCCGGCTGGACCGGCGCGACGAACTGCTCGGGCTCCCCCTTGCCCTTCCCCATCCGCGTCTCCGCCGGGGTCTTGGTCTTGGGCTTGTCCGGAAACACGCGAATCCATACCTTCCCGTCTCGCTTCAGGTAGCGGTTAATTGCCACACGGGCCGCCTCAAGTTGGCGGCTGTTGACCTCACCCTCCTCGAGGGACTTCAGGCCGTAGTCGCCAAAGCTGAGGCGGGTGCCCTTCACGGCGTACTTGTTCCGCTTCAGGCCCTGATTGCGCTGGACCTTCCGGTGTTTTGTATTTTTGGGCTCAAGCATGGGTCGTAAAAGCGGGTGCGTGTGGTCGGTTCAAGAAGGGGGAATCAGCGGCGTAGGTTGTCAGCCCCCACGGCGCTGGCGGCGCTGCTGCGGCGACTCCTTCATCTTGCGCTGCTGCGCCTGCACGTTGGGGCTCAGGTCCGGCTTGCCGAGGATCTCACCGCGGTGGATCCAGACCTTCACGCCGATCGTGCCGTAGATTGTAAGGGCGGTCTCCTGGGCGAAGTCAATATCCGCACGAATCGTGTGGAGCGGAACGCGTCCCTCCATGTACTCCTCGGTGCGTCCCATTTCTGCCCCACCCAGACGCCCGGCGGCACGGATGCGCACGCCCTCGGCGCCCATCCGCATGGCGGCCTGCATGGCCTGCTTCATGGCCCGCCGGAAGGAAATTCGCCCCTCCAGTTGCTGCACGATATTTTTCGCCACCAGCGTGGCGTCGAGCTCCGGACGCTTAATCTCGCTGATGTTAATCTGGATGTCTTTCCCCGTAAGGGTCTCGAGCTCCCCCTTCAGCTTCTCAACCTCGGACCCGCCCCGGCCGATAACAACGCCCGGGCGACTCGTGTGGAGGGTCAGGATGACCCGCTCCGGCGTGCGCTCAATGACGGCTCGGCTGAGGCCGGCGCGCTTGAGGCGCGTGTGCAGGTAGCGGCGCAGTTCCTCGTCCTCGACGAGCTTGTCCTGGAAGTTGGTCTCAGAGTACCAGTTGGAGTCCCAACCACGGATGGCGCCGAGGCGAAAGCCTATGGGGTGTGTTTTCTGGCCCACGGGTGTGTACCTCGTGTGTTAGTTCAGAGAGCAACGTGTAATGTTGAAAGCGGCGTTTGGGCTACGCGGTCGCCTCTTCAGCCTCCTCCTCTTCGACCGCCACGACCACCTTCAGGTGAGTCGTGCGCTTGCGGATGGGTGCCGCACGCCCTCGAGCACGGGCCTGGTGACGCTGAAATGTAGGCCCTTCGTCGGCCTGAATCTCTTTCAGCTTCAATGCCCCCTCGTCGAAGCGCTCGTCGTTCTGGTCCATCAGGTTATAGACGGCGGAGCGGATCGTCTTCTCAACAACGCCGGTCACCTTCTGCGGCATGTAATCCAGAATCGCGACAGCCTCGGGCACACTCCGGTCGCGTACCAAATTGATGACGCGACGCATCTTAAGGGGAGAGCTCCGAATGTGCCTGCGGACGGCTCGTGCTTGCATGTCTCGTCGTGCGGTTTGCGGGGAAAATCAGGGGGCGCGGGGCAAAGGAGCGCTCACTGGAATCCAGTCAGCGCCGTTGGCCGGGCACTACTGGCCGGGCTTGCGGATCCGTTGGTCTACCTTTGCCTGCGAGTGCTCCTCAAATGTGCGCGTCGGGGCAAACTCACCGAGCTTGTGCCCCACCATGTTCTCCGTCACGTACACCGGGATGAACTGGTGTCCGTTGTGAACGGCGAACGTGTGGCCGACGAACTCCGGCGTAATAATGGAGTCTCGGCTCCAGGTCTTGATGACCTTCTTTTCATCGGACTCGTTGAGCGCGTCGACCTTGCGCTGCAGCTTGTAGTATACGTACGGGCCTTTCCGTAGAGAGCGGGGCATGTCGTCGAGGGAATTTGAATCCGAGAGTGTAGGCGGCTCGCGAGTGGGGTCGAAGGTCCCAGCGGAACGGGGCGGTTATTGGCCTCCGGTTCCTTGCTTCGACTCCGTACGGCGCCGAATGATATACTTGTTTGACTCCTTGTTGCGCTTGCGGGTCTTGTACCCCTTCGCCGGGACGCCCTCTCGGGAGCGGGGGTGGCCTCCAGACTTCAGGCCCTCACCGCCGCCCATGGGGTGATCGATGGGGTTCATCGCCACCCCGCGGGTGCGGGGCCGGCGACCAAGCCACCGACTTCGACCGGCCTTGCCAAGCACCACGTTTTCGTGCTCGACGTTGCTCGTCGTGCCGACGGTTGCCCGGCACTTCGAGGGCACGAGCCGCGTCTCGCCGCTCGGGAGCTCGAGGGTCGCGTAGTCTCCCTCGCGGGCCGTGAGTTGTGCGTGTGTGCCCGCGGCGCGGATCATCTGAGCACCCTTCTTCGGCGTCATCTC
This is a stretch of genomic DNA from Salinibacter grassmerensis. It encodes these proteins:
- the rplV gene encoding 50S ribosomal protein L22, whose protein sequence is MQARAVRRHIRSSPLKMRRVINLVRDRSVPEAVAILDYMPQKVTGVVEKTIRSAVYNLMDQNDERFDEGALKLKEIQADEGPTFQRHQARARGRAAPIRKRTTHLKVVVAVEEEEAEEATA
- the rplP gene encoding 50S ribosomal protein L16, which produces MLEPKNTKHRKVQRNQGLKRNKYAVKGTRLSFGDYGLKSLEEGEVNSRQLEAARVAINRYLKRDGKVWIRVFPDKPKTKTPAETRMGKGKGEPEQFVAPVQPGNVIFEVGGGADEEAAREALRLGKHKLPIKTKFVVRPGSRAEE
- the rpsC gene encoding 30S ribosomal protein S3, which codes for MGQKTHPIGFRLGAIRGWDSNWYSETNFQDKLVEDEELRRYLHTRLKRAGLSRAVIERTPERVILTLHTSRPGVVIGRGGSEVEKLKGELETLTGKDIQINISEIKRPELDATLVAKNIVQQLEGRISFRRAMKQAMQAAMRMGAEGVRIRAAGRLGGAEMGRTEEYMEGRVPLHTIRADIDFAQETALTIYGTIGVKVWIHRGEILGKPDLSPNVQAQQRKMKESPQQRRQRRGG
- the rpsS gene encoding 30S ribosomal protein S19 — encoded protein: MPRSLRKGPYVYYKLQRKVDALNESDEKKVIKTWSRDSIITPEFVGHTFAVHNGHQFIPVYVTENMVGHKLGEFAPTRTFEEHSQAKVDQRIRKPGQ